From the Chitinophaga lutea genome, the window GGCGTGGAAAACTCCCTGCTCTACACCCAGCCTGAAGACGTAGCCTATGCCTACGAACAGCTGAGCGAAGTAGGCCCCCGCTTCACCGTAGCCGCTGCCTTCGGCAACGTGCACGGCGTTTACAGCCCGGGCAACGTGGAGCTCCGCCCCGAAATCCTGAAAAACAGCCAGGATTTCATTCAGAAAAAACATAATACCGGCACCAAACCCGTTTACTACGTGTTCCACGGCGGTTCCGGCTCTCCCAAACACCAGATCAACGAAACCCTCGGCTACGGTGTGATCAAAATGAACATCGATACCGATATGCAGTGGGCTTTCTGGGAAGGCGTACTGGATTACTACAAAGCCAAAGAAGGCTATCTGCAGGCCCAGCTGGGCAACCCCGACGGGGCGGACAAGCCGAACAAAAAATACTACGATCCGCGCGTATGGCTGCGGAAAGGCGAAGAAACCTTCGTGAAACGCCTTGAAGAAGCCTTTACGGACCTGAATTGCATCAACCGAAACGCCTGATCCTAAAAAAATGTTAAAAGCCCCGGCCGCAACGCCGGGGCTTTTGATTTACGGAAAAGTTTAATTTTATCGTATCTTGCACCACTATTCTTTAATCTAATTTTAGTACAAAATCTAGTATGAGCTGGTTTAAGCGAATTAAACAGGGTATTTCCACCACTACCAGTGAGAAGAAAGAGGCGCCGGACGGTTTATGGCACAAATGCCCGAATTGTAAGAAAACGACCACCATGAAAGACCTGAAAGAACATTTGTACGTATGCGACAAGTGTAACTTTCATAACCGCATCAATTCACCTGAGTATTTTGAGATCATCTTTGATAATAACCAATTCGAAGAACTGTTTTCCAACATCTACCCGAAGGACCTCCTGGGTTTCAGCGATCTGAAACCTTACGATGCCAGGCTGAAGGAAGCGCAAAAGAAATCAGGTCTGACCGACGCGATGCGGGTAGGCTTCGGTGAAGTGAACGGCAACGGCCTTGTGGTGGCCTGTATGGATTTTAACTTCATCGGCGGTTCCATGGGTTCCGTGGTGGGTGAAAAAATCGCGCGGAGCATCGATCATTGCATCGCCAACAAGGTGCCCCTGCTGATCATTTCCAAATCCGGCGGCGCACGTATGATGGAAAGCGCCTTCTCACTGATGCAGATGGCCAAAACGTCCGCCAAGCTCACCCAGCTGGCCGATGCCGGCCTTCCCTATATTTCTTTGATGACTGACCCCACCACGGGCGGCGTTACCGCGTCGTATGCCATGCTGGGCGATATCAACACCGCCGAACCGGGTGCCCTCATCGGGTTTGCCGGCCCGCGCGTGATCAAGGAAACCATTAAAAAAGACCTTCCGGAAGGTTTCCAGAGCGCTGAGTTCCTGCTCGAGCACGGCTTCCTCGATTTCATCCTGGACCGTAAAGAGCTGAAAAACAGGCTGAGCACACTGCTGGAACTTTTCAAGAAATAAAGAACCTCTTCCGGGGCTGACTGAAAAAGGAGGTACCGGCCGCTTCACGCAGGCCCCGCCTCCCGGATTTTGGTCAGCCCCTTATATTTGTGCGAAATGGCAGAATTAAAAAACAGATCGGCTTATTACGAATTTGCGATAGAAGATAAATATATCGCCGGCATGGTATTGACAGGTACGGAAATCAAATCCATCCGTGGCGGTAAAGTGAGCTTTAACGATAGTTTCTGTTATTTCTCGAAAGGCGAACTGTACGTGAAAAGCCTGCACATCTCCGAATACTCCCACGGCACCTACGCCAATCATGATCCCCTCCGCGAACGCAAGCTCCTGCTGCAGAAAAAAGAGCTCCGCAAAATGGAGAAAAAGCTCCAGGAAAGAGGGTACACCATCGTGCCGCTGCGTATATTCATCAACGAAAAAGGCCTCGCCAAAATGGAAGTAGGCCTCGGCAAGGGTAAAAAACTGCACGACAAACGCGACAGTATCAAACAGCGCGAAGCCGACCGCGAACTGAGAAGGAATTTCAAATTATAAGCCCTGCAAAGGCGGCCTCCGGCCGCCTTTGCATTTTATTTATATTTCTGGCCCTACATTTGCCTGTACCATATTACAATCTATGAATATGTTCCGATACCTGCCCCTCCTGCTCATGCTTGTGCTCTTTTCCTGCAAGTCAGGAGAAAAACTCTACAACAAAGGCCGCTATGGCGAAGCCGTGGAAGCTTTCGTGAAGAAACTGCAACGCCGCCCGTCAGACGCCACCGCGCTGCAACTACTCCCACGGGCATACGAAGCCGCCATGGAGTACCACGAGGGCCGGGCCAAACAGGCCCTCGCAAGTAACAACGATCTGAAATGGGAATCCGTGCGGCTCGAATACCGCGCCATGCAGTCGCTCTACAACACCATCCGCAGCTCCCCCGCCGCCCTGGGCGTGGTGAAACCGAAAGACTATTCCGCCGCCATCACCGGCGCCCAGGAAAACGCCTCGGAAGCCCGCTATGCCAGAGGGGTGCAATTGCTCGAAGAAGGCAACAAACAGGCAGCCCGCGCGGCCTTCGAGGAATTCGACGCCGCCCTCCGCCTCACACCGAATTATAAAGACGCCGCCCGGCTCCGCGATCAGGCCTACCAGATCGGACTGATCAACGTGGTTGTCAGCGAAATAGACGTACGCTCACCCTACTTCCAGTTTTCGGCCGACCAGTTCCGGGACGCCCTCGTCCGCAACCTCGAAAACCGCCAGATCAACACCTTCGTGAAGTTTTACGACGAACGCAGGGTGCGCGGCGAACGGGATTTCCGCCCGGACCAGTACATGGAACTCCGGTTTATGGACTTCATGGTGGGCCAGACGTACGTAGACCGCTACCAGCGCGATGTATCGAAAGTGATTTCCGTACCGGGCAACCAGAAAGACTCCACCGGTAAAGTCATCATGGTCGACATCACCGTGCGGGCCACCCTCTTCATCACCAAAAAAACGGTCGCCTCCAGCGGCCTGCTCGATTATCGCATCACCGACGTGAACGATAGCCGGGTGCTGCGGCAGGACAGGGTGCCGGGCTCCTTCACCTGGCAGAACCAGTACGGCACATTCCGCGGCGACGAACGCGCGCTGAGCGATGCGGACCGGGCGCTGCTCGGCGGCCGCGACATCCCTCCGCCCCCGCCGCAGGACCTGTTCATGGAGCTTACACGCCCCATTTACGACCGGTTCGCCAGCGACCTCAGAAGTTTTTACAGCCAGTATTAACATTCCGGCATCCATATTGTTATAATGGAACTAAAACAATGAACATGAAAAAATACCTGGCCTTTTTTACCGCCCTTGCATTCGCAGCCGCCTGTAATGCCCCCAAACAGGCCGCCAGCAGCAACGAAGCCGACCTGTACAAAACCTGGCGGCTCGTGGAAGTGCAGGGCCAAGCGGTAGATACCACCAAACTGCAACGCCCCGCCGAATTCACCTTCGACAAAACGGAGCAGCGCATCAGCGGTTCCGCCGGCTGTAACAACATTTTCGGCAAGTTCACCGTAGCGGCCGACAAACTCACCTTCTCGCCCCTCGCCGCCACCAAAATGGCCTGCCAGGATATGAGCGTGGAATCAAAGTTCCTGTCGATCACAGACAAGGTGAACAACTGGAAAGTAACGGAAGGATTTCTGGTATTGAGCCAGGACGGCACGGCCCTGGCGAAGTTTATCGCGAAATAGGCTCACTCCTCATATGATTCGAATGAAAAAGGTGTAACAATATGTTACACCTTTTTTCTGCCCGTGTAGTCTGAATAAAAGCAGCATCCCCTGTAACTGATGCTGCACGAAGTTTATAACGGCATCGCCTGGTGGTGTTGCCAGAGTTTGGAATATACGGCGTTGTTGCCCAGCAGTTCCGGGTGAGTGCCTTCTTCGACGATCAGACCGTCCTGCAGCACTACGATCTTGTCTGCATGCATCACCGTGCTGAGGCGGTGGGCGATCACGATGATCGTTTTACCATCGTCGCGGAGCTGCTGCATGGTTTCCTGCACATACTGGTCGGACACGGAGTCGAGCGAGGAAGTAGCCTCGTCGAGAATGAGAATGTCCGGGTTGCGGTACAGTGCCCTCGCGATGGCGATACGCTGGCGCTGGCCACCGGAGAGGTTTACGCCGTGCTCGCCGAGCAGGGTATTGAATCCTTCCGGCAGTTTTTCGATGAAATGCAGAATGCCGAGCTGTGCGGAGATGCGGAGTATTTTCTGCATGTCCGGCTCAAACTCGCCGACCGCGATGTTTTCCAGCACCGTAGCGGCAAACAGGTCGATCTGCTGGGGCAC encodes:
- the accD gene encoding acetyl-CoA carboxylase, carboxyltransferase subunit beta, with product MSWFKRIKQGISTTTSEKKEAPDGLWHKCPNCKKTTTMKDLKEHLYVCDKCNFHNRINSPEYFEIIFDNNQFEELFSNIYPKDLLGFSDLKPYDARLKEAQKKSGLTDAMRVGFGEVNGNGLVVACMDFNFIGGSMGSVVGEKIARSIDHCIANKVPLLIISKSGGARMMESAFSLMQMAKTSAKLTQLADAGLPYISLMTDPTTGGVTASYAMLGDINTAEPGALIGFAGPRVIKETIKKDLPEGFQSAEFLLEHGFLDFILDRKELKNRLSTLLELFKK
- the smpB gene encoding SsrA-binding protein, whose amino-acid sequence is MAELKNRSAYYEFAIEDKYIAGMVLTGTEIKSIRGGKVSFNDSFCYFSKGELYVKSLHISEYSHGTYANHDPLRERKLLLQKKELRKMEKKLQERGYTIVPLRIFINEKGLAKMEVGLGKGKKLHDKRDSIKQREADRELRRNFKL
- a CDS encoding tetratricopeptide repeat protein; its protein translation is MNMFRYLPLLLMLVLFSCKSGEKLYNKGRYGEAVEAFVKKLQRRPSDATALQLLPRAYEAAMEYHEGRAKQALASNNDLKWESVRLEYRAMQSLYNTIRSSPAALGVVKPKDYSAAITGAQENASEARYARGVQLLEEGNKQAARAAFEEFDAALRLTPNYKDAARLRDQAYQIGLINVVVSEIDVRSPYFQFSADQFRDALVRNLENRQINTFVKFYDERRVRGERDFRPDQYMELRFMDFMVGQTYVDRYQRDVSKVISVPGNQKDSTGKVIMVDITVRATLFITKKTVASSGLLDYRITDVNDSRVLRQDRVPGSFTWQNQYGTFRGDERALSDADRALLGGRDIPPPPPQDLFMELTRPIYDRFASDLRSFYSQY
- a CDS encoding META domain-containing protein, whose product is MKKYLAFFTALAFAAACNAPKQAASSNEADLYKTWRLVEVQGQAVDTTKLQRPAEFTFDKTEQRISGSAGCNNIFGKFTVAADKLTFSPLAATKMACQDMSVESKFLSITDKVNNWKVTEGFLVLSQDGTALAKFIAK